Proteins encoded by one window of Cannabis sativa cultivar Pink pepper isolate KNU-18-1 chromosome 4, ASM2916894v1, whole genome shotgun sequence:
- the LOC115713970 gene encoding actin-related protein 3: protein MDPAASRPAVVIDNGTGYTKMGFAGNVEPCFIVPSVVAVNESFLNQSRTSSKANWLAQHSAGVMADLDFFIGDEALAKSRSSSTYNLTHPIRQGQVENWDAMERFWQQCIFNYLRCDPEDHYFLLTESPLTAPESREYTGEIMFETFNVPGLYIAVNSVLALAAGYTTSKCEMTGVVVDVGDGATHVVPVADGYVIGSSIKSIPIAGKDVTLFVQQLMRERGENVPPEDSFEVARKVKETYCYTSSDIVKEFNKHDKEPSKYVKQWRGIKPKTGAPYSCDIGYERFLGPEVFFNPEIYSTEYTTPLPAVIDKCIQSAPIDTRRALYKNIVLSGGSTMFRDFHRRLQRDLKKIVDARVVASEARLGGEIRSQPVEVNVVSHPIQRFAVWFGGSVLASTPEFFAACHTKAEYEEYGASICRTNPVFKGMY from the exons ATGGACCCCGCCGCTTCACGCCCCGCCGTGGTGATCGACAATGGCACcgg CTATACTAAGATGGGTTTTGCTGGAAATGTGGAGCCTTGTTTCATTGTCCCTAGTGTCGTTGCTGTAAATGAATCGTTTTTGAATCAATCGAGAACTTCCTCGAAGGCCAATTGGTTAGCGCAACATAGTGCTGGTGTTATGGCCGATCTTGATTTCTTTATTGGGGATGAGGCGCTTGCAAAATCTCGATCTAGCAGCACATATAATCTTACCCATCCTATTAGACAAGGGCAAGTTGAAAATTGGGATGCAATGGAGCGGTTCTGGCAGCAgtgtatatttaattatttgcgTTGTGATCCAGAGGACCATTATTTTCTTTTGACTGAGAGCCCATTGACTGCACCGGAGAGCCGTGAGTATACGGGTGAAATTATGTTTGAGACGTTCAATGTTCCCGGGCTTTACATTGCTGTCAATTCTGTGCTTGCTCTTGCGGCTGGTTACACAACGTCTAAG TGTGAGATGACAGGAGTTGTAGTTGATGTTGGTGATGGCGCCACTCATGTTGTACCTGTTGCGGATGGTTATGTTATTGGGAGTAGCATTAAGTCAATTCCTATTGCTGGGAAAGACGTAACACTCTTTGTGCAGCAGCTTATGCGG gaAAGAGGAGAAAATGTTCCTCCGGAAGACTCCTTTGAAGTAGCACGTAAAGTGAAGGAAACATATTGCTATACAAGTTCTGACATTGTCAAG GAGTTCAATAAACATGATAAAGAACCATCAAAGTATGTTAAACAATGGAGAGGCATTAAACCAAAGACAGGGGCACCATACTCTTGTGATATTGGCTATGAACGATTTCTCGGGCCAGAG GTGTTCTTCAATCCGGAGATATATAGCACTGAGTACACTACTCCTTTACCAGCTGTGATAGACAAGTGCATTCAGTCAGCACCAATTGACACAAGGAGGGCTTTGTATAAG AATATTGTGCTGTCTGGAGGCTCAACCATGTTCAGGGACTTCCATAGGAGATTGCAACGGgatctaaaaaaaattgttgatgCCCGAGTTGTTGCATCCGAAGCTCGACTTGGTGGAGAAATAAGA TCACAACCTGTGGAAGTCAACGTTGTCAGCCACCCCATCCAGAGATTTGCAGTCTGGTTCGGAGGCTCTGTACTTGCATCAACACCAGAATTTTTTGCG GCATGTCATACGAAAGCAGAGTACGAGGAGTATGGCGCGAGCATATGTCGAACCAATCCCGTCTTCAAGGGAATGTAttga
- the LOC115714232 gene encoding uncharacterized protein LOC115714232, whose protein sequence is MSEEQMDFEDEEYGGLQKLQYQGNSGAISALADEEPMGEDDEYDDLYNDVNIGDGFMQLHQSEAPLPPGGVNNGGLQAQKTNFLLPRDETGVSREPNIPGVSTDGKYPSTSSQIPGQKEGLAVDNKSKVGFMLYPNGAASVSEKGRIMGSNGSLIQHGAGVDSSVIPVKVANEHVLSLNSGNTANQTNVDLSVKHPAVNENLIRPPMENGSTMLFVGELNWWTTDAELENVLSQYGRVKEIKFFDERASGKSKGYCQVEFHDSSAATACKEGMHGQVFNGRACVVAFATSQTLQQMGAAYTSKNQVQNQSQLPQGQGRRPVSDGVGRGGNQNHQSGDGGRNFGRGGWGRGGQGILNRGGGGVMRGRGGGAMGAKNMVGLGSNAGGVGGYGQGLGGHAFGGPAGGMMNPQAMMGFGFDQSCMSRGGGYGGFPGHAYPGMLSSFPGVNTMGLGAVAPHVNPAFFGRGMTNNGMGMMGSPFMDGHHAGMWNETSMGGWGGDEQVRRSKEASYGGGGGGDDGASEYGYGEANHEKGVRSSVASRERERGSDRERRHHEERDQDWDRPEKEQREHGYREEKDGYNRDHRRREHDLDNDDDWDKGRSSSRPRSRSRVMPEDHQRSRSRDVDYGKRRRLPSE, encoded by the coding sequence ATGAGTGAAGAGCAAATGGATTTCGAAGACGAGGAGTATGGAGGACTTCAAAAGCTCCAGTATCAGGGTAATAGTGGAGCTATATCTGCTCTTGCAGATGAAGAACCAATGGGAGAAGATGATGAATATGATGATCTCTATAATGATGTTAACATTGGAGATGGTTTCATGCAGTTGCACCAGTCTGAGGCACCACTTCCTCCTGGCGGTGTCAACAATGGAGGGCTCCAAGCTCAGAAGACTAATTTTCTATTACCAAGAGACGAAACTGGGGTATCTCGTGAACCGAATATTCCTGGTGTTTCAACAGATGGAAAATATCCTAGTACAAGTTCTCAAATTCCTGGCCAAAAGGAGGGACTTGCAGTTGATAATAAATCAAAAgttggtttcatgttgtacccGAATGGAGCTGCTTCAGTCTCAGAAAAGGGAAGAATTATGGGGTCTAATGGATCTTTGATACAACATGGTGCAGGAGTTGATTCATCTGTTATTCCTGTAAAAGTTGCAAATGAGCATGTATTGTCACTGAATTCTGGAAATACCGCTAATCAAACCAATGTGGATTTAAGCGTTAAACACCCTGCGGTTAATGAAAATCTGATAAGGCCACCAATGGAGAATGGTTCAACTATGCTGTTTGTTGGGGAACTAAATTGGTGGACAACTGATGCTGAACTTGAAAATGTTTTATCTCAATATGGAAGAGTAAAGGAAATTAAGTTTTTTGATGAAAGAGCCAGTGGCAAATCAAAAGGATATTGTCAAGTTGAGTTTCATGATTCATCAGCAGCTACTGCATGCAAGGAAGGAATGCATGGTCAAGTTTTCAATGGAAGAGCTTGTGTTGTGGCATTTGCTACTTCACAAACACTTCAACAGATGGGAGCTGCTTATACAAGCAAGAATCAAGTCCAGAATCAGTCTCAACTTCCCCAGGGGCAGGGAAGAAGGCCTGTCAGTGATGGTGTTGGAAGAGGTGGCAATCAGAACCATCAAAGTGGAGATGGAGGGAGGAATTTCGGAAGGGGTGGATGGGGACGAGGTGGGCAAGGAATACTCAACAGAGGAGGTGGTGGGGTAATGAGGGGAAGGGGAGGAGGGGCTATGGGTGCTAAGAACATGGTTGGACTTGGGAGCAATGCTGGTGGAGTAGGTGGATATGGGCAGGGTCTTGGAGGACATGCTTTCGGGGGTCCTGCTGGTGGAATGATGAATCCACAGGCCATGATGGGTTTTGGATTTGATCAGTCATGTATGAGTAGAGGAGGTGGTTATGGGGGATTTCCAGGACATGCTTACCCTGGAATGCTTTCTTCATTTCCAGGAGTTAACACAATGGGACTAGGTGCAGTGGCTCCACATGTAAACCCAGCCTTCTTTGGCAGGGGTATGACAAATAATGGAATGGGTATGATGGGTTCTCCTTTCATGGATGGGCATCATGCAGGGATGTGGAATGAGACTAGCATGGGTGGATGGGGAGGAGACGAACAAGTTCGAAGGAGCAAGGAAGCAAGctatggtggtggtggtggtggtgatgatGGTGCTTCTGAGTATGGGTATGGAGAAGCAAACCATGAAAAAGGAGTAAGATCAAGTGTTGCTTCTAGGGAAAGGGAGCGGGGATCTGATCGTGAGCGGAGGCATCATGAAGAAAGAGACCAGGACTGGGACAGACCTGAAAAGGAGCAGCGGGAGCATGGATAcagagaagagaaagatggGTACAACCGAGATCATCGTCGAAGAGAACATGACTTGGATAATGACGATGACTGGGACAAAGGGCGGTCTTCATCTAGACCTCGTAGTAGGTCAAGAGTAATGCCAGAAGATCATCAACGGTCTCGCTCAAGAGATGTTGATTATGGAAAGAGGAGACGTTTGCCATCAGAGTAA
- the LOC115713123 gene encoding uncharacterized protein LOC115713123 yields the protein MARPVVIMALLVIALAGLVSADVNSEMIKGGTGAAAAAAPLPAAGPSDDNEIGNSDGDGQSDDDVVEAPIGGPVPPGAFSPTDSSPTGGATGLVAGSAVSGAVALVAAAAAGFLF from the coding sequence ATGGCACGCCCTGTTGTTATCATGGCTCTCCTTGTTATTGCCTTAGCCGGGCTGGTTTCAGCCGATGTAAACAGCGAAATGATCAAGGGTGGCACTGGTGCTGCAGCAGCAGCCGCGCCTCTCCCAGCCGCTGGACCCTCAGACGACAATGAAATTGGAAACTCGGATGGAGATGGACAGAGCGACGACGATGTTGTTGAGGCCCCCATTGGTGGACCTGTTCCTCCTGGTGCATTCTCTCCTACTGATTCTTCTCCAACAGGTGGAGCAACTGGCCTCGTCGCTGGCTCAGCTGTCTCGGGTGCTGTTGCCCttgttgctgctgctgctgctggcTTCTTATTTTAA
- the LOC115712387 gene encoding T-complex protein 1 subunit epsilon, whose translation MALAFDEYGRPFIIIKEQEQKTRLRGIDAQKANISAGKAVAQILKTSLGPKGMDKMLQSPDGDVTISNDGATILEMMDVDNQIAKLMVELSRSQDYEIGDGTTGVVVLAGSLLEQAERLLERGIHPIRVAEGYEMASRIAVEHLERIATKYEFDASNIEPLVQTCMTTLSSKIVNRCKRALAEIAVKAVLAVADLERKDVNLELIKVEGKVGGKLEDTELIYGIILDKDMSHPQMPKQIEDAKIAILTCPFEPPKPKTKHKVDIDTVEKFQTLRGQEQKYFDDMVQQCKDVGATLVICQWGFDDEANHLLMHRNLPAVRWVGGVELELIAIATGGRIVPRFQELTPEKLGKAGIVREKAFGTTKDRMLYIEHCANSRAVTVFIRGGNKMMIEETKRSIHDALCVARNLIRNNSIVYGGGSAEISCSVAVEAAADKYPGVEQYAIRGFADALDAVPMALAENSGLQPIETLSAVKSQQIKENNPYCGIDCNDVGTNDMREQNVFETLIGKQQQILLATQVVKMILKIDDVISPNEF comes from the exons ATGGCGTTGGCTTTCGATGAGTACGGAAGGCCATTCATAATCATCAAAGAGCAGGAGCAGAAGACCAGGTTGAGAGGTATCGATGCTCAGAAGGCCAACATTTCTGCTGGTAAAGCCGTCGCTCAAATCCTCAAGACCTCTCTTGGTCCCAAGGGCATGGACAAGATGCTCCAGAGTCCCGATGGCGATGTTACCATCT CAAATGATGGTGCAACAATTTTGGAGATGATGGATGTTGACAACCAAATAGCGAAATTGATGGTTGAGCTATCTCGTAGTCAGGATTACGAAATTGGTGATGGAACAACTGGGGTTGTTGTCTTGGCTGGTTCACTTCTGGAGCAGGCTGAGAGGCTACTAGAACGTGGTATTCATCCAATTCGAGTTGCTGAGGGCTATGAAATGGCCTCAAGAATAGCTGTTGAGCATCTGGAGCGAATAGCTACTAAATACGAATTTGATGCTTCAAATATAGAGCCTCTAGTTCAAACTTGTATGACGACATTATCATCAAAGAT TGTGAACCGGTGTAAGCGCGCTTTGGCTGAGATTGCTGTTAAAGCAGTTCTTGCCGTAGCAGATTTAGAAAGGAAGGATGTGAATTTGGAATTAATAAAGGTTGAAGGTAAAGTAGGGGGTAAACTGGAAGATACTGAGCTGATATATGGAATTATCCTTGACAAGGATATGAGTCATCCTCAGATGCCTAAGCAAATTGAAGATGCGAAAATCGCTATCTTGACATGCCCCTTTGAGCCACCGAAGCCAAAAACTAAACATAAGGTTGATATTGATACTGTGGAGAAGTTCCAAACTTTGCGTGGGCAAGAACAAAAGTACTTTGACGACATGGTTCAACAATGCAAG GATGTAGGTGCTACCTTGGTAATCTGTCAATGGGGTTTTGATGATGAAGCAAATCATCTTCTGATGCACCGAAACTTACCTGCAGTAAGATGGGTTGGTGGTGTAGAGTTGGAACTAATTGCAATAGCTACTG GTGGAAGAATTGTGCCAAGATTCCAGGAGTTGACTCCTGAGAAATTGGGAAAG GCTGGAATTGTTCGAGAGAAAGCATTTGGTACAACAAAAGATCGAATGCTGTACATTGAGCACTGTGCAAATTCAAGGGCTGTAACTGTATTTATTCGTGGAG GTAACAAAATGATGATAGAGGAGACCAAGCGTAGTATCCATGATGCATTGTGTGTTGCTAGGAATCTTATTCGTAACAATTCTATTGTCTACGGTGGTGGCTCAGCTGAGATATCTTGCTCAGTTGCTGTAGAGGCTGCTGCAGATAAATACCCTGGTGTTGAGCAG TATGCAATCAGAGGATTTGCTGATGCCCTTGATGCTGTACCTATGGCTCTTGCGGAAAATAGTGGTCTCCAACCCATTGAAACGCTATCTGCTGTTAAATCTCAGCAAATCAAG GAGAACAATCCCTACTGCGGAATCGATTGCAATGATGTTGGCACTAATGACATGCGTGAGCAGAATGTTTTTGAGACGCTCATCGGAAAGCAGCAGCAGATCTTGCTGGCAACACAAGTTGTGaagatgattttgaaaatagatgATGTTATCTCCCCTAATGAGTTCTAA
- the LOC115714751 gene encoding probable pectate lyase 5 produces MATITMAMLLFSLLSFSPTLISSSPVEDPELIVQEVHKSLNESRRNLGFLSCGTGNPIDDCWRCDPNWEKNRKRLADCAIGFGKHAIGGRDGKIYVVTDPSDHPVKPKPGTLRYGAIQDEPLWIIFKRDMVIKLKQELMVNSFKTIDGRGASVHIAGGPCITIQYVTNVIIHGLNIHDCKQGGNAYVRDSPTHFGWRTLSDGDGVSIFGGSHIWVDHNSLSNCRDGLIDAIHGSTAITISSNYMTHHNKVMLLGHSDSYKQDKNMQVTIAFNHFGEGLVQRMPRCRHGYFHVVNNDYTHWKMYAIGGSASPTINSQGNRFLAPNDRFSKEITKHEDAAHKQWKNWNWRSEGDLYLNGAFFTRSGAGASSNYAKASSLAARPSSLVSSITAGAGSLRCRKGSRC; encoded by the exons ATGGCAACAATAACAATGGCAATGCTCTTATTTTCACTACTCTCATTTTCTCCAACACTCATTTCTTCTTCCCCAGTTGAAGACCCTGAACTCATAGTACAAGAAGTACACAA GAGCCTTAATGAGTCAAGAAGGAATTTAGGCTTTTTATCATGTGGAACAGGTAACCCCATTGATGATTGTTGGAGATGTGACCCCAATTGGGAGAAAAACAGGAAGAGATTAGCTGATTGTGCCATTGGATTTGGCAAACACGCCATTGGTGGCAGAGATGGGAAGATTTATGTGGTGACTGACCCAAGTGACCACCCTGTTAAACCAAAGCCAGGTACACTTAGATATGGTGCCATTCAAGATGAGCCATTGTGGATAATTTTCAAACGTGATATGGTGATCAAGCTTAAACAAGAGTTAATGGTTAATTCATTCAAGACCATTGATGGTAGAGGAGCCAGTGTTCATATAGCTGGTGGACCCTGCATCACTATTCAGTATGTAACAAATGTTATCATCCATGGTCTCAACATTCATGATTGTAAACAAGGTGGTAATGCTTATGTTAGAGACTCTCCTACACATTTTGGTTGGAGGACTCTGTCTGATGGTGATGGGGTTTCAATTTTTGGTGGAAGTCATATTTGGGTTGACCATAATTCTCTCTCTAATTGTCGTGATGGTCTTATTGATGCCATTCATGGATCCACAGCCATTACTATCTCTAGTAATTACATGACACATCATAATAAGGTCATGCTTTTGGGTCATAGTGATAGTTATAAACAAGACAAGAATATGCAAGTTACTATTGCCTTTAACCATTTTGGTGAAGGACTTGTCCAGAGAATGCCAag ATGTAGACATGGGTATTTCCATGTAGTGAATAATGATTATACTCATTGGAAAATGTATGCTATTGGTGGAAGTGCTTCACCTACAATCAATAGCCAAGGCAATAGATTTCTTGCTCCCAATGATAGATTCAGCAAAGAG ATTACAAAACATGAAGATGCAGCTCATAAACAGTGGAAGAATTGGAATTGGAGATCAGAAGGAGACTTGTACTTAAATGGTGCTTTCTTCACAAGATCTGGGGCAGGAGCTTCTTCAAACTATGCCAAAGCCTCAAGCTTGGCTGCTAGACCATCTTCTCTTGTAAGCTCAATCACAGCTGGTGCAGGCTCACTTAGGTGCAGGAAGGGCTCTCGTTGTTGA